Part of the Cryomorphaceae bacterium 1068 genome, CCCGTACTTCATTTCGTACACATCCGAGTTGGCGTCGTAAAGCTCCGTCTGCAATAGCTTACCCGACAGATCGAAAAGCCTGATCTCCGTTCGGAAACCATTAAGTCCCTCAGGTATTCTCAAAAATACGGATCCCAAACTGGACGGATTCGGATACATAAAGACATCGTCGGAGTTCTCAACTTGATTATTGAATATCGCTACAGGCTCGCTATAGCTGAACTGTCCGTCGTAATCTACCTGCTTCAAACGGTAATACGACAATCCCTTCAAAGG contains:
- a CDS encoding T9SS type A sorting domain-containing protein — encoded protein: WETATEINNDYFVVERASEDLDWRPILTVTGAGNSNSLLTYSEKDREPLKGLSYYRLKQVDYDGQFSYSEPVAIFNNQVENSDDVFMYPNPSSLGSVFLRIPEGLNGFRTEIRLFDLSGKLLQTELYDANSDVYEMKYGDLIPGIYLIQINSEMLNETKKLVVK